Proteins from a single region of Sneathiella aquimaris:
- a CDS encoding tautomerase family protein, with protein MPYVNIKITREGGTTAAQKAELIAGVTNLLSETLNKNPSTTFVVIDEVDLDNWGIGGLPVEDYRKKHT; from the coding sequence ATGCCTTATGTAAATATAAAAATAACCCGTGAAGGCGGGACAACTGCCGCGCAAAAAGCCGAACTGATTGCGGGTGTCACCAACCTTCTGTCTGAAACACTCAACAAAAACCCGTCCACCACATTCGTTGTCATTGATGAAGTTGATCTGGATAACTGGGGTATCGGCGGATTACCAGTAGAGGATTATCGCAAAAAACACACCTGA